TGTTTAGGCTGTGGTTTTCAACGAAGTTTTTTATTACTCATCAAGGGTAATTTAGTAGAGTCCTTTCTAATGTATCCTGCGCTTATACCATTACTATTAATGTTTGGATATTTAATTGTTCATCTTTTTCTAAAGTTTAAAAAAGGTGCTAAAACTCTTCAATATTTTTATATTTTAAATAGTATACTTATCATTACAAATTATATTATAAAATTCTAATACATTATATGGAAAACAAACAACAATTGCCAAATGCTACATTGGTATTAATATTCGGGATTGTATCAATAGTAACCTGTTTTTGCTACGGATTTCTGGGGTTAGTATTTGGTATCATTGCCTTAGTATTAGCTAAAAAAGCTAAAGAATTATATTTGGCAAATCCAGAATTATATACAGGATATGAAAACCTAAAAGCTGGTAGAATTTGTGCAATAATTGGTACTATATTAAGTTCTTTATATTTATTATTCTTTATTGGCTATATTATTTTTATGGGTGCTGCTTTAGTGCCATGGTCAGAAATATTTAATCAATAAAGTGTTTTTATAAAATAAAAAAAGGAGGCACAATGGCCTCCTTTTTTATTGTATATGAATTTTGAATAGTATTTCTCTATTTTTCAAATTCCTTTAACGTTTTGATAATAATACTCACACAATCCAGTAGTTGCTCTTTATTCATTACTAATGGCGGTGCAAAACGAATAATATTACCATGGGTTGGTTTAGCCAAAAGACCATTTTCTTTAAGCGCCACACAGATATTCCAGGCAGTATCACTATCCTCAGAATCATTGATTACAATCGCATTTAACAATCCTTTACCACGAACTAAATTCGCTATTTTAGATCCTTCAATGTACTTATCAAGTTCTGATCTAAATAATTGACCTAATTCTTCTGCATTTTCAGCTAATTTTTCATCTCTTACCACTTCTAAAGCTGCTACAGCTACTGCTGCTGCAACAGGGTTACCTCCAAAAGTACTACCGTGATTTCCTGGTCTTATAACACTCATGATTGTATCATTAGCCAAAACTCCCGATACAGGATATGCTCCTCCACTTAATGCTTTTCCAAGAATTAAGATATCTGGTTTAACATTTTCATGATCAACGGCTAGTAATTTTCCTGTACGTGCGATTCCTGTTTGAACTTCATCTGCAAGAAATAGTACATTATGTTTTTCACAAAGCGCTTTGGCTTTGGCCAAAAATCCTTCAGAAGGAACATAAACTCCCGCTTCTCCTTGTATAGGCTCTACCAAAAATCCTGCAACATTAGCATTACTTTCTAAAGCCTGTTCTAAAGCAGATAGATTATCATATTCAATTTTTATAAATCCTGCAGTATAGGGTCCAAAGTTTTTTCTAGCTACTTCATCATTCGAAAATGATATGATTGTTGTTGTTCTTCCATGAAAGTTATTTTCACATACAATAATCTGTGCCTCATTTTCTGGAATCCCTTTCTTCTCATATGCCCATTTCCTACATAGCTTCAATGCTGTTTCTACTGCTTCTGCTCCAGTATTCATTGGTAATAACTTATCAAAACCAAAATACTCAGTCGCAAACTTCTCGTATTCACCTAATTTATCATTATAAAAGGCTCGTGAGGTTAGTGTTAATGTTTGTGCCTGATTAACCATCGCTCCTACTATTTTAGGATGACAATGCCCTTGATTCACTGCAGAATATGCACTTAAAAAATCATAATACTTTTTACCTTCTACATCCCAAACGTATACACCTTCGCCTTTGTTTAAAACAACCGGCAATGGGTGATAATTATGAGCTCCGTACTTGTCTTCTAATTCAATTAAATGCTGTGATGACTTTTTCTCTAAGATTGCCATTATTCACGTATTAAAAATAAAACTTTACAATTCCTACTTCGACATAAAGCCCGGGAGAGAAATCATCCTATTGAAGTTGGTTGCAAATTACTAAATATAAGCTTCTTTCTAAAATCTTATTGTGATATTTTTCCAGCTATAGAAGATACCTGTAGTTCCAGCCTCTTAATTTCTCTTAATAGTGCATTTTTATCCATTTGCATCCAGGCAAATAGTTTGGTCATTCCTATAACCATAAAACAGATCGCTCCTCCTGCAAACCACTTTATCAGTTCGTTAGTATTATCTGTATTTAAAAATTGAATAATGCAATAGATCAAAAAACCAAAAGCTACTACAGTTGCAATATTCATCAATACAATAATCCATCTGTGTTTGGTATTAAAAAGCCCTCCTAACATTTCGAAAAGATTTTGCTCATCTAAATCATCATAAAATTTTGCTTCTTCCTGGCTCAATGTTTCTTTAATTAATTGATCTATATCTTTCATTTTATTCTCCATTATTTCTACTTTTTAAAATTAATTTCAGTTTTTCTCTAGCTGTAAACAAACGTGACTTAACGGTACCGGTCGAAACGTTTATAATATCACTTATTTGTTTAATGCTATACTCTTCTATATAAAAAAGGTTTAGTACTAACTGTTGATTATAAGGTAGTTTTTTAATTGAGTTTTTTAATAATACCATCGTATTTTGATTATTTTGAGTATCATCTTCAATACGATGATTTGTATTACAATCCTTATACACTTGTAAATGTTCTACTTCCTTTTTATGTTTTCGTAACCAATTAATAGCATTTCTGGTTACAATAGTCAATGCCCAACTCCCAAAACTATTAGAATCTTTTAGGCTATTGATTTTTAAAAAAATAGTACTCCAGCTATCCTGAGCAATATCTTTTGAAATTTCTATATCTCGAGTGTACCAATATGCCTGTTTACATAGTTTTGCATGCCATCTTTTCACAAGAAGAGTTACTGCTTTCTTGCTTCCCGACTGGCATTGTAAAACCAACAAAGAATCAATTGTTTTATTGGTGTTTGTCATATGGGTCTTTATAGTATAGACGTAGAAATAATAAATAGGTTCATTTTTTTATTTCTTTTTTCTAAGATATATTGAAAATTTAATAAGTATATGCTTTCTATTCTTATTTTTGCGCTATGGCAAGGAAAAACAGAAGACAAATCTTTGAGAATATCGAAGTTATTGATGCGGGAGCAAAGGGAAAAAGTATTGCTAAAGCCCCTGATGGAAAGGTAATTTTTATTAACAATGCAGTTCCTGGAGATGTAGCAGATATCCAAACTACCAAAAAACGTAAAGCCTTTTATGAAGGTTCTGCTACTACTTTTCATAAGCTATCAGACAAACGTACCGAACCCACTTGTGAACATTTTGGAACTTGTGGAGGCTGTAAATGGCAATTTATGGGTTATGAACACCAACTGGCTTATAAACAACAAGAAGTTGTAAATAACCTAACCCGATTGGGTAAAATTGAACTACCCGAAGTAAATTCGATACTTGGCTCCGAGGATCAATTCTTTTATAGAAATAAAATGGAATTTTCGTTTAGTGATAGCAGATGGCTAACTCTTGATGAAATTAGAAGTGATTCTGAAATTCAAAATAGAAATGCATTGGGGTTTCATATTCCAGGAATGTGGGATAAAATTTTAGATATCAATAAATGTCATCTACAGGAAGATCCAAGTAATGATATCAGAAATAAGGTAAAAGCTTTTGCCACAGAAAACAACCTCTCCTTTTACAATGCAAGAAATCAACATGGTTTTTTGCGTACATTAATGATTAGAATTGCATCTACCGGAGAAATTATGGTTTTGCTTCAATTTTTTCATGAAGATATAGAAAAAAGAACACTACTATTAGATTATATGGTTTCAGAATTCCCAGAAATCACTTCGCTTCAGTATACAATAAATCCAAAAGGTAATGATACTATCTATGATCAAGAGGTTATTTGTTACAAAGGAAAAGATTACATCGAAGAAGAAATGGAAGGGTTACGGTTTAGAATTAATGCCAAGTCTTTTTATCAAACAAATTCTAAACAAGCTTACGAATTATATAAAGTAACCCGGGATTTTGCCAATCTTACCGGAGAAGAATTAGTATATGATCTATATACAGGAACCGGTACTATAGCACAGTTTGTTGCAAAAAAAGCAAAAAAAGTAATTGGTGTAGAAGCTGTTCCTGAAGCTATAGAAGATGCAAAAGAAAATGCAAAGCGTAATAGTATCGACAATGTAGAGTTTTACGTTGGGGATATGAAAAAAGTATTCACCAAAGATTTTATTTCTCAACATGGGCAACCCGAAGTGGTAATTACAGATCCACCAAGAGATGGAATGCATAAAGATGTTGTAGGACAATTATTAAACATTTCTCCTCAAAAAATAGTGTATGTAAGCTGTAATAGTGCAACACAAGCACGTGATCTTTCATTATTAAATGAAATGTATAAGGTAAGTAAAGTTCAACCAGTCGATATGTTCCCGCAAACATATCATGTTGAAAATGTAGTATTACTCGAAAAGAGATAAATACAACTAGTTTTTTTATATTAAAAAAACAGTTTTAATTCTTATTACATTTTCACTGATTAAAAAATAGAAATCAGACTCTAATTATTTGATGAATTATAATTTCATCATGTATTTCATCGATTTTTTTAATCATTACATATTAGAACACCCAATTATCATGAAATCCATTGATAATAGTCGCTTTACCAACAAATAATTCATTTTTTTAACAAAAATTACACTACTAACTGATTATCAGTAAGTTGAACCTATCTATTTAAATTTAATCATTACGGTTTTACCATAAAAAGTTAACTCAAAAACCACATATGATATCATGAGTTATTTCCTACATTTGTACTCGAAGATTGCTACTACAATAAATTTATAATCAAACCTAAGTTTACCAAAACTAATAGTTATGAGAAATGTAGTAAAAATACCCCTGATCTTCATTCTTCTTATTTTAATTTATTTCTTATTTACTACCGGTTCCAGTTATACTGGTCAACATCAAATTAACGAAACCAAAAATCAAGTTGCACAAGAAGCCATAAAACAATATAACATTGTTAAACGAAATGGTCCTGGTATAGAAGCATCATTACATGCAGGATTCGTTGCAGAAGCCTTTCTTCAAATCGGAGATAAAGAAAATTATACTAAATGGACAAAAATAAAAGAACAAGAAGAACGTGATGCAAAAAATGCTAACGTTAACTTACCATAATTTTTTTCACACACGAACTACTCACTACCACCAAGGCTTACAATGATGATATTGAACTTAAAAAAAGGAGAGTTTATAATAAAACTCTTCGTAATACCAATTATATGTATTACAATAATAACTGGAGCTGTTTTATACAATCTATACCATAACGATAATGCTCAAATCACCAGTTCTAAAAACAATAAAAACCCATTTTATTTTCACAAATCCGAGGCATTAACTGCATCATACTCCATCATCAATAAAAGGTTACGATCATCAACTATTATTTCTTTTGGAGAAAGTGACAAAGATGTTAGGATCGTTAATGATTCTACATTCACAGTAATCAATTATGTTGATTGGATAAACCAGGAAGGTGAAAACAAAAGAAATTATTACTGTTGTACTGTAATTTTTAATCACAACTGTAAAGCAAAAGCCCGAAATCTGGTTTTTATGGATTAATCACACCCTTTAGATTATGGCAACTTGATGTAGCAATCTTCTACATTTTCTATTGTGGTGGCCGGGAGCTGTTAAAAGTTCCCGGTTTTTAAAACAAAATTATAATCACCAAAAACTTCACAAGAATCAAAATATGATATAAACAGCAACACACCTACTTTATTCGAGTCTTTTATTTTTAAGAAATAACCAGTACGAATTGGTTTATCTTTTTTATTTTTGGTCACGCAAATAGCAATTCGAAACTTATTTTGTTTCAATATTTTTGCATTCATCTAACCATATTTTATTCTCGTAGTATCGAGGGTAATTACAAAAAACCATATTCAGTAATGCTATGGTTGAGATAGAAAAAAATACTATATGAGAGTATACAAATATTTATTTTTTATATTAATAGGAGGCTTGGTTTTATATTCAAATTTAAGCTGTGAACGAGATGACATATGTGCAGAAGGTACTCCTACTACACCTTTTTTAGTTATAAAGTTTATTGACTTTGATGCGGGTACCCAGGTAAAATCTCCATCAGAATTACAGGTAAAAGCAGTTGGTATAGAAACTCCTTTTACTTTGGGTACAGTTACAGATTCTATCCTAATTCCTCTAAGAAATGATGTATCGATTACTGAATATGAATTTACTATAAATTCTGACACGACTAATAATAGTGATACCGATCCCCTTCCTAATAAAGATACTGTAAGTTTTCAATACACAACAGAAGAAGAATATGTAAGTAGTGCTTGTGGGTTTAAGATTAATTACAAAGGTCTTACTGTATCTCCTGCAGAAGCGGGAGATGATGGGAGCTGGATCAAAAATATAACAATACAAAGAGAGAACGTAACCGATGAAACAACTGCACACGTATTTATTTTTCATTAGCATACTGATTACCAGTTTTTTCTATGGGCAAGAAGAACCAAAAGTTAGTGCAAAAGACACTCTTCCTCCTGCAGAAAAATATGGTTTTAGAGCAGGAGTTGACCTCGGTCGATTAATCAGAACAGCAGTAGATGATAACTATTCTGGATTTGAAATTGTTGGAGATTACAGGTTTTATAAAAAATTCTATCTCGCTGCAGAAATAGGTAATGAATCCTTGATAAGAGATGAAGAGAATATTAACACAAAAGGATCTGGAAGCTATGCAAGAGTCGGTATAGATTATAACATATACGATAATTGGTACGGAATGCAGAATAGCATCTACGTAGGGCTACGGTATGGGTTTTCTACTTTTGAACAAACGTTAAACGATTATTCTATTTTTACAAGCACAAATTATTTTGGACCAAACCAAATAACCGAAAGTATCAAATCTGATGGCTTAAATGCCAGCTGGATAGAATTAGTTCTTGGTATCAAAGTAGAACTTATAAATAATCTATATCTGGGAGCCAATGTATCTCTTAGAACTCTAGTAAGTGAAAAAAAACCTGATAGATTCGATAATCTATATATTCCTGGATTTGGTCGTACTAATGATTATAGTAGTATCGGTGTAGGATACGGATATTCTATAAGTTATCTGATTCCCTTTTTTAAGAAAAAAAAGTAGTCTAAGTCACCTCTTTCCTCCTACCTCTTGCTTATTTGTCCAGATATATTCTGTAATACTCTCATCAAAATAAGCCAGTACAATCATTTTACCTGGTATTCCATCAATTATTATAGGGTATTGCTTATCTTGTTTGGATATTTTATCATCTCATACTCGTTCACATGAAATCATTTAACACGCTTTGTTTTCTTTTTTTAGTACCTGTAAGTATGGTCTTCTCTCAGGATCGAATTACTGGTAAAAGTTTTGCTACACGATCTGAAATAATTACTACCCACGCAATGGCTGCCACTAGTCACCCTTTGGCTACGCAAACTGCTCTAGATATTTTAAAGCAAGGAGGTAATGCAATTGATGCTGCAATCGCTGCTAATGCAATGCTTGGGTTAATGGAACCCACAGGAAACGGGATAGGCGGTGACTTGTTTGCTATTGTATGGGATGCTAAAACCCAAAAATTATATGGATTAAATGCTAGTGGACGATCTCCCGAAAAATTAACTTTAGAATATTTTAAGAAAAACAACCATATAAAAATACCTTCTCATGGTGCTCTTCCTGTTTCTGTTCCTGGCTGTGTAGATGGATGGTATGAGCTACATGGTAAGTTTGGTAAATTAAGTATGAAAAATATTTTGCAACCTACTATTAATTATGCTCGTGAAGGTTTTCCTGTGACCGAACTGGTTTCATATTATATGCAATTAAGTGCTAAATTTTTATCAAAATACCCTGGTTTTAAAACTACGTATATGCCAAAGGGTTCTGCTCCGAAAAAAGGAGAAATTTTTAAAAACCCTTTTTTAGCGAATACACTTGAAAAAATTGCAAATGAAGGTAGAGATGCTTTCTATAAAGGAGATATTGCTAAAACTATTGCAAAGTATATGAAAGAAAACGGTGGATTTCTGAGCTATGATGATCTAAAAAATCATACCTCAGAATGGGTAGAGCCTGTATCTACAAACTATCGAGGATACGATGTATGGGAATTACCTCCAAACGGCCAAGGAATAGCTGCCTTACAAATGCTAAATATTCTTGAAAAATATGATCTCAAATCTATGGGGTTTGGTACAACAGAATATCTGCACATTTTAACTGAAGCTAAAAAGCTAGCCTATGAGGATCGGGCAAAATTTTATGCAGATCCAGATTTTAATACTATTCCTGTAGACCAGCTTGTCTCTAAGAATTATGCTGATCAAAGAAGAAAACTTATTGATAAAAACCAAGCTGCAAAAACATATGACGCCGGGAATCTTAATGATGGAGATACCATATATCTTACCGTTGCAGATGAAGAAGGAAATATGGTGTCCTTGATACAAAGTAATTATAGAGGTATGGGATCTGGAATGACACCAACCAAACTCGGTTTTATTTTACAAGACAGAGGTGAGTTGTTTTCATTGAAAGAAGGTCATTTTAATACATATGAACCTAAAAAAAGACCTTTTCATACCATTATTCCCGCATTTGTTACCAAAGATGGAAAACCTTTTATGAGTTTTGGGCTTATGGGTGGAGGTATGCAACCTCAAGGACATGTACAGATTATCGTAAACATGATTGATTTTGGAATGAACCTACAGGAAGCTGGTGATGCCCCCAGAATAAATCATATGGGATCATCGCAACCCACAGGAGAAGAAATGACCAACGGAGGAACACTACATATTGAATCCGGAATTTCATATGAAACAATTAGAGGTCTGCTTTCAAAAGGTCATAACATATCCTATGCTTTAGGCCCATATGGAGGCTACCAAGCTATTATGATAAAAGATGGTGTTTATTACGGAGCTTCTGAATCCCGTAAAGATGGCCAGGCAGCAGGATATTAATCTATATCAAACCCTATAAATCAATTATTCCTCTACAAATGGTGCACCCGCCTCCTGTAATGCTTTTGAAAATGAATTTATCTCATTCTTTAAAGCAGTGAACTTAGAAGTAATACTTTTTAATTGGTCATCGATTATCTTCATCGTCTCCAAATGTGTACTGGTTGGCCCATAAGTAGATCGCTCTACACCTTTATAAATAGAAAACATCCTATATTCGATGGTAGGTCTTGTCTTCTCACCTACTTGTTGTTTAGAAGTATTTCCGAAGAATTCCTTATTTAGATTTGCTATTCGTTGTTCTAAAATATTTAAGCGATTATCCAGATCACCAGGAGCACTATTTGTTCTTAATAAGGCAGTTCTCATAGCTTTAATACGTTTTCCTGCCTTATTTACTTTCATACTTAGAGTAGAAACTCTACCAATTGTATTTTCATAACTTCTCCAGAATGTTGTCACTTTTTCAAGTGCTGCCCCCTTTAATGTACCATTGTACATGCGCTTAACCATAAAAGAAACAGGATCTGAAAGCTGAGTTACTTTTCCATTTACAACTTTGGATAATGTAGCTGTATACTTTCCCGGAGCAGCCATAAACCCACGGGGAGATCCATATAAATTTTCTTGTTTTTCTAAAAAAATTGCGTTTGTAGCTGGATATCGTAAATCCCATGCTACTCTATGAAAACCAGATGTAACAGGTCCTTCGATCCTACGAATGGTTTTTCCCGAGCTATTTGTTATTGCCAATAGTATACGAGGTTTACTTTCTGTTCGCTCTGTTTCTACATTATCCCAGCCAGGAAAAGCTATATTTTTTCCTTTATTCTTTTTCTCTATCTCTTGTCGGTTTTCTTTACTAGTTTTTAACCCATCCTTTAAGTAGTATGTTAATACGGCTCCAAAGTCTGGATTAGGAGCCACATAGTGCGAAGCTCCCTGGCTTCCTTTTTTATCATCAAAACTTAAACTAGGTCTTGGGATGTACCACCATGCATCTCTAGTTGGGAATAGTGTGGCTTCTTTTTTCAATTTATCTTCAGAAATACTTCTTAAAAGAGAAAAATCGTCAAATACAAAAAAACCTCTCCCAAAAGAAGCACCTACTAGATCATTCTCTTTACGCTGAATTACCAAATCACGAAACGAAATTGTAGGTACGCCTCCTTTCAGCTTTACCCAACGATTACCTCCATTTATAGTAAAATAAATCCCATATTCTGTAGCTGCAAACAAAAGATTAGGTTGTACATGATCCTGAACAATTCTCCACACCAACGTCCTTTTCGGAAGATTTCCTTTTATAGATTTCCATGTCCTTCCATTATCAGCACTCTTTACCAAATAAGGATTAAAATCTCCATATTTATGATTATCAAGAGCTACATATACCGTGTTTGCATCAAAAAGATCTGCCTTAATATCATTAACAAAAGCTGTTGCGGGAACTCCAGGCAGTGTACCTACATCAATTTTTCGCCAACTATTCCCTCCATCTTCTGTCGCTTGAATAATCCCATCATCGGTCCCTGCATAAAGTACATCTTCTTGTTTTGGAGATTCTGCTATCGAAGTGATTGTATTATAATTAGACATCGCCAAGAAATCCCAGGGCGCATCCCATGATTGTTTTTTACCCATAATAGACAATTCTATTCTTTCCTGATTTTTGGTTAAATCTCCTGATATAGCTTTCCATTTATCTCCTCTATTATCAGATCTCCATACACGATGAGAAGCAAAATAGATACGAGCAGGGTCATGAGCACTCACCAAAATCGGTGCATCCCAATTAAAACGCTCAAAATTCTCTTCTGCTGTGGGCTGGGGTTGGATATCAATCACTTCTCCTGTACTTAGATCTACACGAGTTAGATTTCCTTCTTGTCGCTCTGCATACATAATATTAGGGTTACCAGGTTCTGTAGCAGGTTGATGACCATCCCAATTTAATACAATCTTCCAGTCAGAATTTTGAATGCCATGTAAATTATCTGTTCGTGATGGTCCCCCTTGTGTACTATTATCTTGGGTTCCTCCATAAATATTGTAAAAAGGCTCAGAATCATCTACAGCCACTTTATAATATTGTGTTACCGGAAGGTTTTCTATAAACCTCCAATTTTTAGTAAGATCAAAAGTTTCATACAGCCCTCCATCTGTTCCTACCAAAAGGTAATCAGGGTCTTCTTTCTTAAAAGCTATAGCATGATTATCGCCATGCTTATGCTCTTCATTCATTCTTGTAAACGTTTTTCCTCCATCTACAGAGATTTGCATTGTATTATCTACCAGATATAGTCTTTCAAAATGATGAGGCGATGCATATAACTCTTGATAATAATGTGGTCCTGTAGCCCCTGCAACAGCATTAGATTGTTTTTCCCAGGTAGTACCACGATCTGCAGAACGATATACTCCTCCGGTTCTTCGATCTAGTTCAATAGCTGCATATAAAATATCGGGGTGTTGTGGTGAAATAGCTAATCCTATCTTACCCATCCAGGACTTAGGAAGTCCATTTTTGAGTCTTTCCCATGTTTCACCTCCATCTGTACTACGATACAACCCTGATCCCGGGCCTCCTCCCATATAAGCAGCAACTGTACGATGTCTCTGCCATGTAGCTGCATAAAGTTGATCTGGATTTCTGGGGTCTATAACCAAATCGGTAACACCAACCCAGGTATCATCTCCTAGTGTTTTTTTCCATGTTTTTCCGCCATCAATAGATTTATATAACCCTCGATCTCCTCCTTTTTTCCATAGAGGACCTTGAACGGCGGCCCAAATTACATTAGAGTTTTCTGGATGTATAATAATTTTAGAAATATGTTCTGATGCTTTTAACCCCATATTAGTCCATGAAGCTCCCCCATCATCACTGCGATAAATACCATCACCATATCCCATATGTCGTCCTCCTACATTCTCGCCAGTACCTATCCAGATCGTATTATGATTTACAGGATCTATAGTCACACAACCAATAGAATATGATATTTGATCATCAAATATTGGTTTCCAGGTAGTTCCTGAGTTTACAGTTTTCCATACTCCTCCCGAACCAACAGCGACATACCAAATACTTTCGTTTTTGGGGTGAATCGCAACATCTGCAATCCTACCAGACATAAAAGCCGGGCCTATGTTTCTTAATTTTAATCCAGAGAATACTGAATCTGATAATGCAGTAGATATTTCTTGTTTCGCTTTAGCACGTTGCCCATAGATTGAAACAGTAAATGCAAGCAAAAATAGTATGAAAAAGAATTGTGTGAATTTTGTTTTCATGAGAATATAATTGATGGTTAGCTTCAAAAAGAAGTAGAAAATTATTGTTATTTCAATAATAATCTCTTAACAAAAACATAAAAGTGCATAAATATTATTTTTACACTTTTATATTTTCCTCTTTTCAGCTTTAGATTACTAGCTTTTAAAGCCTAAAG
This region of Aquimarina spinulae genomic DNA includes:
- a CDS encoding VPS10 domain-containing protein, whose protein sequence is MKTKFTQFFFILFLLAFTVSIYGQRAKAKQEISTALSDSVFSGLKLRNIGPAFMSGRIADVAIHPKNESIWYVAVGSGGVWKTVNSGTTWKPIFDDQISYSIGCVTIDPVNHNTIWIGTGENVGGRHMGYGDGIYRSDDGGASWTNMGLKASEHISKIIIHPENSNVIWAAVQGPLWKKGGDRGLYKSIDGGKTWKKTLGDDTWVGVTDLVIDPRNPDQLYAATWQRHRTVAAYMGGGPGSGLYRSTDGGETWERLKNGLPKSWMGKIGLAISPQHPDILYAAIELDRRTGGVYRSADRGTTWEKQSNAVAGATGPHYYQELYASPHHFERLYLVDNTMQISVDGGKTFTRMNEEHKHGDNHAIAFKKEDPDYLLVGTDGGLYETFDLTKNWRFIENLPVTQYYKVAVDDSEPFYNIYGGTQDNSTQGGPSRTDNLHGIQNSDWKIVLNWDGHQPATEPGNPNIMYAERQEGNLTRVDLSTGEVIDIQPQPTAEENFERFNWDAPILVSAHDPARIYFASHRVWRSDNRGDKWKAISGDLTKNQERIELSIMGKKQSWDAPWDFLAMSNYNTITSIAESPKQEDVLYAGTDDGIIQATEDGGNSWRKIDVGTLPGVPATAFVNDIKADLFDANTVYVALDNHKYGDFNPYLVKSADNGRTWKSIKGNLPKRTLVWRIVQDHVQPNLLFAATEYGIYFTINGGNRWVKLKGGVPTISFRDLVIQRKENDLVGASFGRGFFVFDDFSLLRSISEDKLKKEATLFPTRDAWWYIPRPSLSFDDKKGSQGASHYVAPNPDFGAVLTYYLKDGLKTSKENRQEIEKKNKGKNIAFPGWDNVETERTESKPRILLAITNSSGKTIRRIEGPVTSGFHRVAWDLRYPATNAIFLEKQENLYGSPRGFMAAPGKYTATLSKVVNGKVTQLSDPVSFMVKRMYNGTLKGAALEKVTTFWRSYENTIGRVSTLSMKVNKAGKRIKAMRTALLRTNSAPGDLDNRLNILEQRIANLNKEFFGNTSKQQVGEKTRPTIEYRMFSIYKGVERSTYGPTSTHLETMKIIDDQLKSITSKFTALKNEINSFSKALQEAGAPFVEE